The genomic region TCAATCCCCTTTTTGAGGCAAAATCAAATCATAAATATGATGCGGTTGATTATAAGAAATTGGACCCACATTTCGCTTCAGCAGAAGATTTTAAAGAATTTGTAACAGATGCACATTCTCGCGGAATACGGATTATTATTGATTGTGCCTTCAATCATACTGGCGAAACATTTTTTGCCTTTCAAGATTGTGTAAAAAATGGTAAAGACGCCAAACATTGGCATTGGTATGAATGGAAGAAGTGGCCTATTCCCGATCCTCCAATCGCAGATTTCAAACCGATAGATTATTATGACTGCTGGTGGGGAGTTGGCGAGATGCCGAATCTGAATTATGATAAATCAATGGGAAACACCTCGGAAAACGGGATAAAAGATGTCGAAAACGCAGATCCGAATTGGGACGTGGTCAATTATGTTCTCGATGTTGGTGAATATTGGATAAAAGAGATGGATATTGATGGATTCCGTCTTGATGTTCCCAATGAAGTCCCTTTCTGGTTCTGGAAATTATTTAATAAAAGGATAAAATCGATCAAGCCTGACGCATATCTTGTGGGTGAGATCTGGGGAAATGCTACGGACTGGGTTGATCCGGAAATCTTTGATGCTGTGATGAATTACGCTTTTTTTAAAGACCCGGTAATGAGATTTTTTGCTATGCAAAGTTGTAATGCAAAAACATTTGATAAAGATATTAAACAAGGTTTGTTTACTTATCCCGTTCAGGTGAATCAAGTAATGATGAATCTGATAGATAGCCATGATACTAATCGCTTTCTTGAAATCGTAAAAGGGAATCTGGCAAAATTGAAATTGACGGCACTTTTTGAAATGACTTACGTTGGCACACCTCATATCTGGTATGGCGATGAAATCGGTATGATGGGAGCACACGACCCGGATTGCCGCAGACCATTCAACTGGAAATATGGTGAAGATCAAGAGAAGACGAGTTTGAAAAATTATTATAAAAAATTAATACACATTCGTAAAGAAAATTCCTGCTTGCGAACAGGTTCTTTTAAAACTCTTCTTACCGATGGAATGGTTTATGGTTATCTTCGTCAGGATAAAAACAATGCTATCGTTGTAGTAATAAATAACTACCCAAAATCCCAAAAGGTTGAAATAGATACGGGACAGAAAAAGAATTCTTTAGAAAATTTGCTTACCGGCAAAAAATATTC from Candidatus Cloacimonadota bacterium harbors:
- a CDS encoding alpha amylase N-terminal ig-like domain-containing protein, which produces MGGKFEANIGENEQVGNVFSLQNSIDIVGDISEIEALHHVKFHYKPEKEITDIYLAGSFNGWNQKMTKMHKADDNHYEVSLLLKKGKYSYKFLVNGSEWVADMSAAQFEDDSFGGKNSIIEVDDRFPKIVLEKQAGMITTSGIPTDQSLQTINPISKKKIEFKTKVYSGDVEKVYLNKGGELIAMELIGNDDTFDYYNRIINLTSTDEEFDYYFVLQDGEKKYYILDGKITDRFEDEKIFHYSSEILKPFSTPDWVKNGIIYQIFCDRFYNGDKSNDQDFSEWYYKGVNQPPQKGKYLPDNKQYFHFVEDWYDISALKSNPNRADGKPDWWSFYGGDIAGVRQKLPYLEDLGITIIYFNPLFEAKSNHKYDAVDYKKLDPHFASAEDFKEFVTDAHSRGIRIIIDCAFNHTGETFFAFQDCVKNGKDAKHWHWYEWKKWPIPDPPIADFKPIDYYDCWWGVGEMPNLNYDKSMGNTSENGIKDVENADPNWDVVNYVLDVGEYWIKEMDIDGFRLDVPNEVPFWFWKLFNKRIKSIKPDAYLVGEIWGNATDWVDPEIFDAVMNYAFFKDPVMRFFAMQSCNAKTFDKDIKQGLFTYPVQVNQVMMNLIDSHDTNRFLEIVKGNLAKLKLTALFEMTYVGTPHIWYGDEIGMMGAHDPDCRRPFNWKYGEDQEKTSLKNYYKKLIHIRKENSCLRTGSFKTLLTDGMVYGYLRQDKNNAIVVVINNYPKSQKVEIDTGQKKNSLENLLTGKKYSLKNGKFKIDLPTLGGAILK